The following is a genomic window from Litoribacterium kuwaitense.
TTTATAACACTGTACATGACGACAATGACGATACCCACCTCTAAGACAGGTATAAGCCAAATTAAAATCTGATTTAATCCTCCCTCTTGCGAAGAAGGAATGATTAAATAGACTGCTCCCAAACAGACAATAATTGAAAGATAAACATATAATTTTTTTATGACCTAATCCTCCCTCTACAAATAACGCTTTTTCTTGTTCAGTTAACCTGCCTTTTAGCTGAACAAGAGTGACATTTATATCGTGAATTTAGATAACCTAAATCTATCATATGCTTCCATATTTTTCATTAAAATCACATGATCAAGTCATTCATGATTCATCGGATTTCTTTGATGTTGAATGGATTCTAACATCTGAAACTAGGCAAGGTCATTATTCATGTATTTTAGTTGCAACTCATTAAAACACTGGTTGAATCCATCCTTTAAGCCTTCAGTGATTATTGTTAACGTTATGATTTAGACCCATTGCCGAGACCTTACCATCCGACTTGAATCGCTTAAACATCTGCCAATGGCTTTACACGCTCAGCCATTGGCATTGTTCAAACGAGACATTTTATTTACTTTCCTGCTGCTTACTTTTTTGGTGACCACTTCTCATCGTTTTTCTGTATTGCTGTGGTGTTAAGCCAATAATACGTTTAAATGCACGCCGAAACGAATGAGGACTATTATAGCCTACACATTCAGATATCGCCTGGACGGTTTCATTCGTTTCTGTCAACATCGTCATACTTTCTCGTAAGCGAAGGTCCATCACATACTCGGAAATGGATTGACCCGTTTGCTGTTTGAATAATTGTGAGATGTACTTTTCTGGTAGACCAATCACCTTAGCTACGTCATAATTCGTCAAACTGGGCTCAGAAAAATGTTGATCGATATATCTCTTCATGCGAAGCACTGTTTCTTCGCCGGCAGCATTTTTCATTTTTTGCTGACATTCGGCATAACTACGGATAATGTCTTCGAGCACAGCTTGAACGTGCGCGCGGCCATCTGACAATTTAATTTCTAATAATGCTTTTTTTAATCTAGACAAACTATGCTGTTGGATCGCTTGTGGCGAAAGTGCGCGAAGAAAAGTCCCTTTCACTTGCGCAAGCCATTGCTGTGCTAACAACGGAGGCTGTTCTTTTTCAAGCAACTGATCAAGCACTTCATTTACGAGGCGGATGGCGATATCCACTTCACCCGTCTTCAAAGCTTTTATTAGACGGACTTCGATTTCGATCGGATAATTAATAAACTCGTTGACTGCTTCATATTGATCGTGCCAAAAAACACCCGACTCATTTTTAAGCATAGAATAATCGAGCATTCGTCTCGCTTGCTCATAAGAACGGCTCGTTTCAAATAACGGTGTCCACGGACCAACCGTCATCGTCACTTCCATTGAAAATTCCTCCTGCAAATTCGCGCGAAGTTCTGTCAGCTGCTCCTTCATATAAGGAATCTTTTTTTGATCTGGTTGTTCCTCTATATTGAGCCAAAAAACGAGTTCATCTTTTTGGAGATCGACAGTTAATGGATTTGGCTGAAAGGCTTGAAGAACTTTTTTAACAATGACCTTCGCTGCAGCCAATTCTTCATAGATATCTTCTCCTTCCATATCACCATATCCATGAATTTTTAATAATATCACCGCTCCTTTTTGACTTACAGTAAGGCCTACTTGTGCTGCAGAAGACATTAAATCAGCTCTTGAATGGAATTCTTCATGAATTAAGCGCCTTAAGAATGAATCTTTTAAAATTTGCTCTTGATGCACGAGCTCACTTCGCAATGATTCATGATCACGAATCATTAAAGAAAAATTACCTTGCAGAAAATCGTAAGCGTTTTTTTCTAACTTTTCTTTCTTTTCGTTGTCTCGAGAATAGTCTAAATGCTCATGAACGGAAGCAACGAGCTCCGACAGCGGTCTAATGTTTCTACGAGCCAAGAACAAGCTAGCCAAACCACCAATAACTAAAGTGACCAGCATCACTATGATCGTCATACGTTGAATATAGCCGGCCCCTTCCATGATATTGCTTTTAGGAATGGCAGCGACATATGACCACCCATTTTCTTCAGCAATAGATAACATATAAACTGACGACCCATCTTCAAGTTTATATTCTTTATTCTTCGGCGCAGCAGACAAATCGAGTTGCTCAATCTCTGCAGGAGAAATGCCTGCGCTTGCTAACAGTTCACCATGCTCATTACGCATAAACGCCCATCCGCCAGAAGGGGTAACAAATGAATCCAAGAGACTTTGAAAGTGACTGACGTCAATTGGAATAACCACTGTACCTTTCGGGTTGGCTCCACTATAAAAAGGCAGTGTTTGCACGACAGTAATCACGGATGTTTGCCGCTGATCCCACTGGTAAGGCTGTAAAGGCAAGACGTTATACATATGAGGCATCCGTAAAATGCGCTGTCGCCATTCTTTATATTCAAGCTGAGAGAAACGTTGCAGCTCATAAAAATGAGAAGGTCTTAAATAGGCCGAACCTGGTGATAACACGATATCCTTATCCCAAATATAGATATAAAAGTACCTTAGCAGATAACTCGTCGACGCATAGACTGATAATTGCTCAACCACTTCACGTAACTCAACAACTTTATCCGAAACGTCGGCATGACTATACAGCAATGTTGCAAAAGACGGCTGCAATGATAATTCTCGAACAAAGTTTTCAACCTCTTCCATTCGACTTTCAAGCATTCGTTGACTTTGCTCCAAAACAGCAAGACTCTGATCCACAGCGCTCGATTTAGCTACAGATACAGAGATCCGATACGAGATCAAACCTGTACATAGAGGAATGAGCAAAATTAGAAGATATGAAATTAAAACTTTTCGAAAATAATCTCCCCTCCCCTCTATGTAAACCCTTTCATTATTACGTATTTTCGTTTCTTTATATAATTTTCCTGCTATCATTTGTTCCACCTATATTCATAAGATGTTATACAACACCATATACACTTGGGATTTCACAAAATATGTCATCAATTTCAATTTAAAAATAAAATTCTGATTTTTCTTATTTACGAAAACAGATAATGAGTGTAGATAAGATTAAGCAACAATTTATCTACACTGCTCGATCACCCTCACTTTTTATACATTTGTACGATCGAGAAAGCGCTGACGATCTTCTTGAGATGGAAGATAGCAATTTTTCTGTTCGCCAAATATCCGATGACGGTGGCGGGCAAACCAACGATACACTTGATTTCTAATCGCTTTTGGTATCAAACGAAAGACAACAAAGATTTTCCAAGGCCACCGAAGATATTGACAAATCCGTAAGACTGCGTCTGACTCTGTAAACACACCTTTCACATCTAGAAGAACAATTGAATCGAGCGACGTTTTTTTTTAGCTTGGAGTCTAGAAGATTTGCCGCCAAGTCTGACTGTAAGGAAGCAAAATAAAGTCGTTTATTAGGATCATGTCTAATTAAAAACTGTACCGCTGCATCACAAAATGAGCACTCTCCATCAAAAAAGACAATGGGTCGTTGGTGATGACGAACGAGTGAAGAATGCAAGCAGGCTCACCCCTTTTCAAACGAGATTTCATGATGTCCGTGAAATATACGACAAGAATCAGCATATCCATGTGCCTCTTCATCACACAGCTAGCTAAACAACATGATGCCCACATTATTTTTTGTGGGTGCATTCCCGATCCTAGCCGTTTACTTTTCAAACCTCTATATTTAATTTCTAAAATTGTATATACAAAGATAGTACAGTCAAAGTGCTCACTCTTCTTTTTTTCCTCTACGCCAATCCCTAAACAGAATCATGACATTAATAATTAAAAACAGACCAACGACGGTAAACACAAATATATCAGCCAATGGGCACATCTCCTTCACTTGTTGGCTATGTTTATTATAACAAATCTATCTCAGCATGTTCACCCTTATCCTATTTGCAAGATGGACGCCTGATAAAAAAAACGAGTGCAGACAAGCTTTTGTCTACACCCTAAACATTAATATCACTCTTATAATGAATGAGAAGACGGCCGCTTACCGATCATTTGTGCTACTTGCAGAACACCCCAGTATGCCATGGCTCCGGCAATCCCTAAAACGACGCCAATGACCATTAGGCGCGGATCACGAGCAATTGAGAGGATCGAAAGGGCACCAAATACGGCTCCTCCTGCCGAGTAACAGACAAAACTAATCAGTGTCTTTTTTAACGTTTTCCAGTTTGTTGCTTTTTTCGCAACCCAGTTATCCATCATAATAGACGCCGGTATACCAATTAACAAGAACACTGGCAGCGCATATAAGGCGATGAAGAGAAATATGTTCCAAAAGGATAAGTCTTGTGGCATGATTTCGGCGGGAAGATCCATCCCATCAATTGCGCTTAACCAAACGCTTCCTTGCCATAACGAAAACAAAATTGCCGAGATGACAGCGACTAAAAAACGTCGCCAGATATGTCCTTTCAATACGATGCACGCCCCTTCTCTTTTACTTTTCTAATTGTACCAAACGGAAGGAACATGTGACACGAATAATCGCTTCTTTCCTAGAGAAGTGCGATTGTTTTTTGACTATATGTCAGTTGCGTTTCATATCATTTAAACGTCTTTCACCGGCTGACCGAGCAGTTCAAGTTGGGCGAGCGATGTTTGCCGAGCCCCGCCATTTTCACTAATCATTAATCGATAGTGTGTATAGTCGTTTGGCGTTTGAATGAGAAACGGCTTCGTATAACGTCTCCATTTAAAAGATACGTTCGCTTGCTGATCAAGTACTTCCCAATGCTGTCCGTCATTAGACCCTTCAAGACACCAGCTTCTTGGATCTTCTTCTGCACATTCAGCGCTCGTTAGCGTGTACATCATGACTTTCTGCGCTTGTTCGGTAAATGATACGTCGATGAAGGCAGGTATGTTATCTACCGTGACCTTCGTCATTGACGTATTGTCCCAAAGTGCCGGTGCATTCTCTCCTTTAATTTTCACAACTCCCTCGGTTTGATCTAGCAAATCCACCCAAGGCCGTGGAATACACTCAATGCCATCATGAGTCACTGCAGTTAACGAACTCGGTAAACTTTCCGTTGTGCTTCCCCAAGCAGATGGTGCAGGTCCCATCTCAAATTCCAAAGTCGCACCATTTGCGATCGTTTCATGAGGAATCGTTAAAGCTTCGTATTGCTCACCGTTCACTGTTAATGACTGGACATAACAATTTATATCACTAACATTAGGTGCAGTCACATGTAAAGCATGCCCATTTTCAAGTGTAATGGACATCTCCTCGAAGTATGGAGCCCCTATAACATATGATGGTGTCCCTACTTGGAGCGGATAAAGGCCGAGCGCGCTCCAAATGTACCAGGCAGACATCTCACCATTATCTTCGTCACCAGGATAGCCTTGCCCAATTTCACTGCCAATGTATAGACGGGATAACACTTCACGAACGTATTTTTGTGTTTTCCACGGTTGACCGGCAAAATTATACATATACAAAATGTGGTGAGACGGTT
Proteins encoded in this region:
- a CDS encoding helix-turn-helix domain-containing protein, with the protein product MIAGKLYKETKIRNNERVYIEGRGDYFRKVLISYLLILLIPLCTGLISYRISVSVAKSSAVDQSLAVLEQSQRMLESRMEEVENFVRELSLQPSFATLLYSHADVSDKVVELREVVEQLSVYASTSYLLRYFYIYIWDKDIVLSPGSAYLRPSHFYELQRFSQLEYKEWRQRILRMPHMYNVLPLQPYQWDQRQTSVITVVQTLPFYSGANPKGTVVIPIDVSHFQSLLDSFVTPSGGWAFMRNEHGELLASAGISPAEIEQLDLSAAPKNKEYKLEDGSSVYMLSIAEENGWSYVAAIPKSNIMEGAGYIQRMTIIVMLVTLVIGGLASLFLARRNIRPLSELVASVHEHLDYSRDNEKKEKLEKNAYDFLQGNFSLMIRDHESLRSELVHQEQILKDSFLRRLIHEEFHSRADLMSSAAQVGLTVSQKGAVILLKIHGYGDMEGEDIYEELAAAKVIVKKVLQAFQPNPLTVDLQKDELVFWLNIEEQPDQKKIPYMKEQLTELRANLQEEFSMEVTMTVGPWTPLFETSRSYEQARRMLDYSMLKNESGVFWHDQYEAVNEFINYPIEIEVRLIKALKTGEVDIAIRLVNEVLDQLLEKEQPPLLAQQWLAQVKGTFLRALSPQAIQQHSLSRLKKALLEIKLSDGRAHVQAVLEDIIRSYAECQQKMKNAAGEETVLRMKRYIDQHFSEPSLTNYDVAKVIGLPEKYISQLFKQQTGQSISEYVMDLRLRESMTMLTETNETVQAISECVGYNSPHSFRRAFKRIIGLTPQQYRKTMRSGHQKSKQQESK